A genomic stretch from Hemibagrus wyckioides isolate EC202008001 linkage group LG02, SWU_Hwy_1.0, whole genome shotgun sequence includes:
- the nubp1 gene encoding cytosolic Fe-S cluster assembly factor nubp1 isoform X4 yields the protein MSTVKHKLVVVSGKGGVGKSTFSAHLAHALASDGVTEVALLDVDICGPSIPRIMGLEGEQVHQSGSGWSPVYVEDNLAVMSIGFLLSSPDDAVIWRGPKKNGMIKQFLRDVDWGDLDYLIVDTPPGTSDEHLSVVQYLSGAGIDGAVVITTPQEVSLQDVRKQIRFCQKVKLPIIGVVENMSGFVCPKCKNTSQIFPPSTGGAERMCEELSLPLLGRVPLDPRIGRSCDEGKSFLNELPNSPAAAVYRAIVQNEAICKELSRYGRIVSPIKRIPLGCKSPLVKHLVSFRRMVFMVFKEGVEELNAVFKFRVEGFDYNLFVSSDTDIKCFICGKTGHLARACPERQSDPGVSERPGQDAAQSAGVVPPAATVRPAAEGPGAAAAPDPKESEPQAQPATQKPTGAATAPEKPCTAEPAAEEPCSAQPDREKPCSTEKSSVGSGAACAGRGRHGGAERTPGNTGHYTSAGGRGRRGYGG from the exons GTGGCTCTGCTGGACGTGGACATCTGTGGACCATCAATACCCAGAATAATGGGGCTGGAGGGAGAGCAG gttcatCAGAGCGGCTCTGGCTGGTCTCCCGTG TATGTAGAAGATAACCTGGCCGTCATGTCCATCGGCTTCCTGCTCAGCAGTCCCGATGATGCTGTGATCTGGAGAGGACCGAAGAAAAATG GCATGATAAAACAGTTCCTGAGGGATGTGGACTGGGGTGATTTGGACTACCTGATAGTGGACACGCCCCCTGGAACCTCTGATGAACACCTGTCTGTAGTGCAGTACCTGAGTGGAGCAGGAATCGATGGAGCTGTTGTCATAACAACACCAcag GAAGTGTCTCTCCAGGACGTCCGGAAACAGATCCGATTCTGTCAGAAGGTCAAGCTGCCCATCATCGGCGTGGTGGAGAACATGAGCGGCTTTGTGTGTCCCAAATGCAAG AATACGTCTCAGATTTTCCCTCCATCCACGGGAGGAGCTGAGCGGATGTGCGAGGAGCTGAGTCTGCCTCTGCTGGGACGAGTTCCTCTGGACCCACGGATAG GTCGAAGCTGTGATGAGGGAAAGTCCTTCCTAAACGAACTGCCCAATTCTCCGGCCGCTGCAGTCTATCGGGCGATAGTGCAGA atgaagctatctgtaaagaactgtctcggtacgggcgaatcgtctcccccattaagagaatccctcttggctgtaagtccccactggttaaacacttggtttcttttagaagaatggtcttcatggtttttaaagaaggtgtggaagagctgaatgccgtttttaaattcagagttgaaggctttgactacaatctgtttgtttcttctgatacagatattaagtgttttatatgtggaaaaactggtcatcttgctcgggcctgccctgagaggcagagtgaccccggtgtttctgagcgaccggggcaggacgcagctcagtcggctggggtcgttccccctgcggctacggttcggccggctgctgagggccccggagctgctgctgcaccagacccgaaagagagtgagccccaagcccagcctgcaacccagaagcccactggagctgcaacagccccggaaaagccatgcacggccgaaccggccgcggaagagccatgctcggctcaaccggaccgggagaagccgtgctccactgagaagagctcagtgggttctggagctgcctgcgctggcagaggcaggcacggaggtgcagagcgaacgcccggaaacaccggacactacaccagtgcagggggacgggggagacgtggatatggtggatga